The DNA region CCCGGTCGGGGTCCGGATGGGGGCCCGCCGAGAACTGGTTGACCTCGTTGCCGACGGTCATGCCGATGAAGTTGGGCCGGTCCGCGAGCGCCGCCGCGAGGGTCCGCAGGTACTCCGCCTGCCCCTCGACCACCTCGGGGTCGGTGAACAGACTGCGCCGGTGCCAGGTCTGGGTCCACGCCGGCAGGAAGTCGAAGCTGGACAAGTGCCCTTGCAGACCGTCGACGTTGACGTCGAGGCCGCGCTCGGCGGCCGCGTCCGCGAGGTCGACGAGCTGCTCGACGGCCCGCGGGCGGATCAGCGAACGGTTCGGCTGGAAGTAGGGCCAGATCGGGAAGACCCGGATGTGGTCCAGGCCGAGTGCGGCGATGGAGTCGAGGTCGGCCCGTACGGAGTCGAGGTCGAAGTCCAGCCAGTGGTGGAACCACCCTTCACTCGGGGTGTAGTTGACGCCGAAGCGCACGACAGAAGGCATGCAGGAGTCCTGGTTCTGGGGTGCGTACGTGGGGGTGTGGGGCCTTTTCGAGCCTGTGAGCCCGTGGTGGTGGGGCGGGTGAGCGCCCGTGGTCGCCGGGCTCAGCCCTTCACCGCGCCCTCGCCGACACCGCGGAAGAAGTACCGCTGGAGGCAGGCGAAGAGGGCGATCAGCGGTGCCACGGCGATGATCGTGCCCGCGGCGACGAGCCGTTCGTCGTTGGCGAAGGTGCCGTGCAGGTAGTTGAGGCCGATGGTCAGGGTGAACTTGTCCGGGTCGCTGAGCACGATGAGCGGCCACAGGAAGTCGTCCCAGGCGCCCATGAAGGCGAAGATCGCGACGACTGCGAGGGTGCCCTTCACCGACGGCAGGGCGATCCGCAGGAACCGCTGCCAGGTGTTCGCGCCGTCGACGAAGGCCGCCTCCTCGATCTCGTAGGGGAGGTTGAGGAACGCGTTGCGCATCAGCAGGACGTTCATCGCGCCGATGCAGCCGGGCAGGACGACCCCGATGAGGGTGTTGTTCAGACCGAGCTCACGCATCGTCGTGAACTGGGCGATGATGATGCCCTCCACGGGCACGAGCATCGCCAGGATGAACACGAGCGTGGTCACCTTGCGGCCGCGGTAGCGCAGCCGGGCGAGCGCGTAGCCCGCGAGCGCCGAACCGACGCAGTTCGTCACGACGTTGGCGGTGGCGACCTTCAGCGAGTTGAACGCGTAGTCCCATACGGGGATGGTCTCGGCGACCCGTTCGTAGTTGTGCAGGGTCGGTTCGCTCGGCAGGAACTTGGGCGGCGAGCTGAAGATGTCCTCGGTCGGGCCCTTCAGCGAGGTGGACAGCTGCCACACGAACGGCCCGACGGTGAGCGCGAGGACGGCGATCAACAGCAGGTAGCGCAGGGCGAGTTCCCACACCCGGACGCTTCGGCCGTGCTCGTCGGTGACGCGCTTGCGGCGGGGCGCCGCCTCCACGGCGGCCGGTGCCTCGCGCACCTTCTCGGCGACGCTCACGCGTCCTCCTTCCGGTCGGCGCGCAGCACGAGCAGCATCAGCGCGACGGTGACGACGAACACGACGACCGAGATGGCGGAGGCATAGCCGACGCGGCCGGTCAGGCCGGTACCGGTGCGCTGCACGAGCATCACGAGCGTGGTGTCCTCGCCCGCGGGTCCGCCGTCCGGGCCGGCCATCAGGTAGACCTCGGAGAACACCTTGAAGGCGGCGACCGAGGAGAGCGCGCCGACCAGCACCATGGTGGAGCGGACGGCGGGCACGGTGACCGTGAGGAAACGGCGGATCGCGCCCGCGCCGTCCACCGAGGCGGCCTCGTGCAGCTCGCGCGGCACGTTGGCGAGGGCGGCCAGATAAATGATCATGTAGTAGCCGAGGCCCTTCCAGACCGTGACGGCCATGGCGCTGAGCAGGAGCAGCCACTGGTCGCTGAGGAAGCCGACCCTGCCGACGCCGATCGTCTCCAACAGCGAGTTCACCAGGCCGCGTTCGTCGAGCAGCCACACCCAGATGAGGCCCACCACGACGATGGACGCGACGACCGGGGTGTAGAAGGCCGACCGGAAGAAGGCGATGCCGGGGATGTTCTTCTGGACCAGGAGCGCGAGCAGCAGAGGTAGCAGGACGAGCGCGGGGACCACCCCGAGGACGTACAACGTGCTGTTGCGCAGGCCGATCCAGAACATCTCGTCGTGCAGCAGCTCCCGGAAGTTGGCCAGGCCCACGAACTCGCCGGGGATCAGGGTCCGGCGGTCGGTGAAGGCGTTGACCAGCGTCGAGACGAAGGGGTACAGGATGAAGATGCCGACGACCAGCAGCCCCGGGGCGGCGAACAGCCAGGGACTGGTGGGCAGTTGGCGCCGCACCCGTACAGCCCCTGAGGAAGCGGCACGGTGAGGGGCAGTGCCCGAGGAAGCGGTGCTGGAGGAACTCGCCATGTCGGTCAGCCCTGCTGCTGGAGCAGCCGGTCGCACGCCTTGACAGCGTTGTCGAGCGCTTCCTCGGGGCTCACCTTGCCCTGCAGCGCCTTGGCGACGGAATTCCGCAGCTCGGTCTTCATCTGCTCGCTGAACAGGACCGGCGTGTAATTGACCGCGTTCTTCAGGGACTTGGCGGCGGCGATCCGGACGCGGGTCTCGTCCGTGCCGTCCTCCTCGGTGAAGTACGGGTCGTCCAGCGAACCGGCGGTGCTCGGGAAGATCGCGACCTTCTTGGCGAACGACATCTGGTTCTGCGCGTCGGTGACGTAGTGCGCGAAGGCGACCGCGGCGGGCGTCCGCTTGGTCTGGGCGTTGACCATCACACCCATCACGTACATGTTGACCTTGCCGGTGCTGGTGATCTGGTCGGTGATGCCGATGTTCTTGTAGAGGTTCGGCGCCTGCTTCTTGAAGTTGCCGAGGTCCAGGGCGCTGCCCGGGTTCATGGCGACGGCCTCGGTCAGGAACTTCTTGCCGGACGACTCCGGGGTCGCGGTCAGCGCCTGCGAGTCGAGCGCCCTGGCGTCGTACAACTCCTTGTACTTGGTGAGGAGTTCGACCCCCTTGGCGTCGTTGAACGCGAAGGCGGTGCCCTCCTTGTTCATCAGCTCGACGCCGTATCGGCCGAAGTCCTCGATCGTGGGCACGTTCGCGAGGGTGGCGACCTTGCCGTCGCTCCTGTCCGCCAGCTCCAGTGCGTCGTCGAACAGTTCGTCGTACGTCTTCGGAGGCTTCGAGGCGTCCAGGCCGGCCTCCTTGAACAGCGACTTGTTGTAGAAGAGCGGGCCGGTGTTCAGATACCAGGGGAAGGCGTACGTGCCCTCCATGCCCGGTATCTCGTGGCTGGCCCAGGCGCCCGGCAGGTACTCCTTCTTGTACTTCGCGGCGGACTTGTCGAGGTCGAGCGCGAGGCCCGCCTTGGCGAGCGGTGCGACGAGGTCCGGCGAGACGTTCACGACGTCGGGCAGGGTGCCGCCGGCCGCGTCCGCGCTGATCTTGTCGGCGTAGCCCTCGGCGGGCTGGTCGACCCACTTCACCTTCGTGCCCGGGTACTTCTTCTCGAAGTCGGCGATCAGGCCCTCGAAGTACGGCTTGAAGTTGGCCCTCAGGTTCCAGGTCTGGAAGGTGATGTCGCCCTCGACCTTGCCGGAGGCGTCCGTGGAACCGCCCTCGTCACCTCCGGAGCCGCAGGCGCTGAGCGGCAGGACCAGGGCGACGACAGCGGCGGCGAGTGCTCTGCGAGGCATGCGCACGGTGACCGGGCTCCTTTGCGACGGTGTGGGTCAGAGGTGACGGGCAGACCTTGCATCCATCCCGGTGGGGAAGTCAATGGATTCCGCCCCGCTAAATTCATTAGTTTGACATCATCCCAGGTCACGAGCTTTCAGATCGCCTCTTGCAGCCGATCACTAATGCGCTTTAGAGTGGTCTGACTCAAGCGCATTAGTGCGGAGCCCCATTGAGCGGGGCTTCATTGAAATGGGGAGCAAGGTTGCCAGCCAAGCGGTCGCCCGCGCGCCGGCCGACGATGAAGGACATCGCGCAGCGCGCCGGGGTCTCCGAGAGCGCGGTCTCCTTCGCGCTCAACGACCGGCCGGGGGTCTCCGAGATCACCCGTGACCGGGTGCGCCGGGTCGCAGAGCAACTGGGCTGGCGGCCCAGCACGGCCGCGCGCCAGCTGTCCGGCGAGGGCGCGGCGACGGTCGGCCTCGTCCTGGCCCGGCCCGCGGACACCCTGGGCGTGGACTCGTTCTTCCTGCAGCTCATCTCGGGCATCCAGGAGGTCCTGGCGGAGCGTCATCTCGGCCTGCTCTTCCAGGTGGTCGAGGACGTCGACGACGAGTGCGCGGTGTACCGGCGCTGGTGGGCGGAGCACCGCGTGGACGGGGTGCTGGTCGTCGACCCCCGGACGGACGACGCACGCCCGGACCTGCTGGACGAACTGGGGCTGCCCGCCGTCGTCATCGGCGGGGCGCCGGACGCGCGGCACCCGGGTCTGTCCACCGTCTGGGCGGACGACGCGGGCGCGATGGCCGCCGTCGTGGACCAGCTGTCCGCGCTGGGGCACCGCCGGATCGTGCACATCGCGGGCCTGCCCGGCCTCGCACACACCGAGCGCCGGATCCGTACGCTGCGCGCCGAGGCCGAGCGGCGCGGGCTCGGCGAGGTGCGCTCGGTGACCACGGACTACTCGGACGCGGAGGGTGCCGCGGTCACGCGCCGGGTCCTGCAGGGCGGGGTTCTGGAAAGCGGGGCTCTGGAGGGCGGCGTTGTGGAGGGCGGTTCGCCGCCGACCGCGCTGATCTATGACAACGACGTGATGGCTGTCGCCGGGGTCGCCGCCGCGACAGAGCTGGGCTTCTCGGTGCCGGGCGACGTGTCGGTGGTCGCCTGGGAGGACTCGGCGCTGTGCCGCATGGTCAAGCCGTGGCTGTCGGCGCTGTCCCGGGACACGGTGGAGTTCGGGCGCACCGCGGCGAAGGAGCTGACCTCGCTGCTGGACGGGGGGCCTGCGCGGACTGTGCGGGTGCCTGTGCCGCGGTTGATCTCTCGGGAGAGTACGGGCCCCTGCGGGGCGGGGCCCCGCGGGGCTTGAGCGGGATGGTGTTGGGGGTGGTCGTCGCTGTGCGGCGGCCACCCCCTGTTTGTTGGGGCGGGCCGGGGCGGGGTGGTGAGCGTGGTGTTGCGTCTGCGGGTTTTGTGGCTGG from Streptomyces sp. NBC_00258 includes:
- a CDS encoding carbohydrate ABC transporter permease, with protein sequence MSVAEKVREAPAAVEAAPRRKRVTDEHGRSVRVWELALRYLLLIAVLALTVGPFVWQLSTSLKGPTEDIFSSPPKFLPSEPTLHNYERVAETIPVWDYAFNSLKVATANVVTNCVGSALAGYALARLRYRGRKVTTLVFILAMLVPVEGIIIAQFTTMRELGLNNTLIGVVLPGCIGAMNVLLMRNAFLNLPYEIEEAAFVDGANTWQRFLRIALPSVKGTLAVVAIFAFMGAWDDFLWPLIVLSDPDKFTLTIGLNYLHGTFANDERLVAAGTIIAVAPLIALFACLQRYFFRGVGEGAVKG
- a CDS encoding carbohydrate ABC transporter permease, whose product is MASSSSTASSGTAPHRAASSGAVRVRRQLPTSPWLFAAPGLLVVGIFILYPFVSTLVNAFTDRRTLIPGEFVGLANFRELLHDEMFWIGLRNSTLYVLGVVPALVLLPLLLALLVQKNIPGIAFFRSAFYTPVVASIVVVGLIWVWLLDERGLVNSLLETIGVGRVGFLSDQWLLLLSAMAVTVWKGLGYYMIIYLAALANVPRELHEAASVDGAGAIRRFLTVTVPAVRSTMVLVGALSSVAAFKVFSEVYLMAGPDGGPAGEDTTLVMLVQRTGTGLTGRVGYASAISVVVFVVTVALMLLVLRADRKEDA
- a CDS encoding ABC transporter substrate-binding protein gives rise to the protein MPRRALAAAVVALVLPLSACGSGGDEGGSTDASGKVEGDITFQTWNLRANFKPYFEGLIADFEKKYPGTKVKWVDQPAEGYADKISADAAGGTLPDVVNVSPDLVAPLAKAGLALDLDKSAAKYKKEYLPGAWASHEIPGMEGTYAFPWYLNTGPLFYNKSLFKEAGLDASKPPKTYDELFDDALELADRSDGKVATLANVPTIEDFGRYGVELMNKEGTAFAFNDAKGVELLTKYKELYDARALDSQALTATPESSGKKFLTEAVAMNPGSALDLGNFKKQAPNLYKNIGITDQITSTGKVNMYVMGVMVNAQTKRTPAAVAFAHYVTDAQNQMSFAKKVAIFPSTAGSLDDPYFTEEDGTDETRVRIAAAKSLKNAVNYTPVLFSEQMKTELRNSVAKALQGKVSPEEALDNAVKACDRLLQQQG
- a CDS encoding LacI family DNA-binding transcriptional regulator; the encoded protein is MPAKRSPARRPTMKDIAQRAGVSESAVSFALNDRPGVSEITRDRVRRVAEQLGWRPSTAARQLSGEGAATVGLVLARPADTLGVDSFFLQLISGIQEVLAERHLGLLFQVVEDVDDECAVYRRWWAEHRVDGVLVVDPRTDDARPDLLDELGLPAVVIGGAPDARHPGLSTVWADDAGAMAAVVDQLSALGHRRIVHIAGLPGLAHTERRIRTLRAEAERRGLGEVRSVTTDYSDAEGAAVTRRVLQGGVLESGALEGGVVEGGSPPTALIYDNDVMAVAGVAAATELGFSVPGDVSVVAWEDSALCRMVKPWLSALSRDTVEFGRTAAKELTSLLDGGPARTVRVPVPRLISRESTGPCGAGPRGA